One window of the Desulfuromonas sp. genome contains the following:
- a CDS encoding 2-C-methyl-D-erythritol 2,4-cyclodiphosphate synthase: MRIGHGYDVHRLVPGRQLIIGGVEIDYDRGLLGHSDADVLLHAICDALLGALGAGDIGKHFPDTDPAYQGADSRQLLKKVATLVSTGGYLIANIDATILAQQPKMAPHIGEMIENIAAACGVATGQVNVKATTTEELGFVGRKEGIAAHAVVLLQRADDQEII, from the coding sequence ATGCGGATCGGCCACGGATACGACGTGCACCGGCTGGTGCCGGGGCGCCAGCTGATCATCGGCGGCGTCGAAATCGATTATGATCGCGGCCTGCTCGGCCACTCCGATGCCGATGTGCTCCTGCATGCGATCTGTGATGCCCTGCTCGGCGCGCTCGGCGCCGGTGATATCGGCAAGCATTTTCCCGACACCGATCCGGCCTACCAGGGAGCCGACAGCCGGCAGCTGCTCAAAAAGGTCGCTACCCTCGTCAGCACCGGCGGCTACCTGATCGCCAATATCGATGCCACCATCCTCGCCCAGCAGCCGAAAATGGCGCCGCACATCGGAGAGATGATCGAAAACATCGCGGCCGCTTGCGGAGTCGCCACCGGGCAGGTCAATGTCAAGGCGACGACGACCGAAGAGCTCGGTTTTGTCGGCCGCAAGGAAGGGATCGCCGCCCACGCCGTCGTGCTGCTGCAGCGCGCCGACGACCAGGAAATTATTTAA
- a CDS encoding CarD family transcriptional regulator: protein MFKVGDSAVYPTQGIGVIEAIESKDFGGVTADFYILRIVDSDMTIMVPTTNASHIGMRSPIDKKRVKSIFNVLGEKTKVSAIASWSRRQREYNDKLKTGDLFEVAEVLRELYCIREGKELSYGEKKVLELARKLLVKEVALAEGADEDAVTQRVEKIFIN, encoded by the coding sequence ATGTTTAAAGTTGGAGATAGCGCCGTTTACCCGACCCAGGGGATCGGTGTGATCGAGGCAATAGAATCGAAGGATTTCGGCGGGGTCACGGCCGATTTTTATATTCTGCGGATTGTCGACAGTGATATGACAATCATGGTGCCGACCACGAATGCATCGCACATCGGCATGCGCAGTCCGATTGATAAAAAACGGGTCAAATCAATTTTTAACGTACTCGGTGAAAAAACCAAGGTTTCGGCGATCGCATCATGGAGCCGGCGCCAGCGTGAGTACAACGACAAGCTGAAAACCGGTGACCTCTTCGAGGTGGCCGAGGTCTTGCGTGAGCTCTACTGTATCCGCGAGGGCAAGGAGCTCTCCTACGGTGAGAAGAAGGTTCTCGAACTGGCCCGCAAGCTGCTGGTCAAGGAAGTAGCGCTGGCTGAAGGTGCCGATGAAGACGCGGTGACCCAGCGGGTCGAGAAAATCTTTATCAACTGA
- the ispD gene encoding 2-C-methyl-D-erythritol 4-phosphate cytidylyltransferase, translating into MNVHVLIPAAGAGRRMRADVNKQYLSLGSRPILAHTIDLFEQHSAVDSITLIAPEAEIPYCRDDIVARFGFAKIRQIVAGGAERQDSVRNGLRACAADDDDIILIHDGVRPLLPGGLIDSVVAAAVANSAALIAVPAKDTIKVVVDGKVTATPDRSTIWLAQTPQAFRYRLIASAHEKAYNHNYRATDDAQLAEWIGAPVAVVPGSYANLKITTPEDLELAASILQREEDE; encoded by the coding sequence ATGAACGTACATGTGCTGATTCCGGCCGCCGGCGCCGGCCGCCGCATGCGGGCGGACGTCAACAAGCAATACCTCTCCCTCGGGTCGCGGCCGATTCTGGCGCATACCATCGACCTTTTCGAACAGCATTCCGCTGTTGACAGCATCACCCTGATCGCTCCTGAAGCCGAAATTCCCTATTGCCGCGACGACATCGTGGCGCGCTTCGGTTTTGCCAAGATCCGGCAGATTGTCGCCGGCGGTGCAGAGCGCCAGGATTCGGTGCGCAATGGTCTCAGGGCGTGTGCCGCAGACGACGATGATATCATCCTGATCCACGACGGCGTGCGGCCGCTTCTGCCGGGCGGTTTGATTGACTCCGTGGTCGCGGCCGCTGTTGCAAACAGCGCCGCCCTGATCGCCGTTCCGGCCAAGGATACGATCAAGGTGGTGGTCGACGGCAAGGTCACGGCGACGCCCGACCGCAGCACGATCTGGCTCGCGCAGACGCCGCAGGCTTTCCGTTATCGGCTTATTGCCAGCGCCCATGAAAAAGCGTATAACCACAACTATCGGGCGACCGATGATGCCCAGCTCGCCGAGTGGATCGGGGCGCCGGTCGCGGTTGTCCCGGGAAGTTACGCCAACCTCAAGATCACAACACCGGAGGACCTCGAACTCGCGGCATCGATACTGCAGCGCGAAGAGGATGAGTAA
- a CDS encoding glutamine--tRNA ligase (catalyzes a two-step reaction, first charging a glutamine molecule by linking its carboxyl group to the alpha-phosphate of ATP, followed by transfer of the aminoacyl-adenylate to its tRNA), with protein sequence MKGSPTIVSQQEPTTSTNFIRNLIKEDLAEGRRNQVITRFPPEPNGYLHIGHAKSICLNFGLAAEFSGRCHLRFDDTNPIKEEDEYVEAIKADVEWLGFDWCDHLYFTSDYFETLYAYAVRLIEKEKAYVCSLPAEQIRETRGTLTEPGSESPYRERPVEENLDLFRRMRAGEFADGEHVLRAKIDMASGNLNLRDPVIYRILKASHHRTGDQWCIYPMYDFAHGQSDSIEGVTHSICTLEFADHRPLYDWLVQELEIFAPQQIEFARLNLGFTVMSKRKLLQLVSEGQVSGWDDPRMPTLVGMRRRGYPAAAIRTFCERIGVGKSDSRIDLSVLEDCVSEQLNETAPRRQAVLDPLKVVITNLPEQEIVCTAANHPQKPELGQRQLPLTSEIYIEQSDFMEDPPKKFFRLGPGREVRLRNACIIRCDEVVRNDAGEVTELRCSCDPETFGANPKDGRKIKGTIHWVSAHRGIEVPVRIYDRLFRDENPDKLEDYRAGLNPESLLVQRAIVEPSLASAEPGTTFQFERVGYFTVDPKDSTAGSPLFNRTATLRDTWAKLASS encoded by the coding sequence TTGAAAGGATCACCCACTATCGTGAGCCAGCAGGAACCGACGACCAGTACCAACTTTATCCGCAACCTGATTAAGGAAGATCTTGCCGAGGGGCGCCGCAACCAGGTGATCACCCGCTTTCCGCCGGAACCGAACGGTTATCTTCATATCGGTCATGCCAAATCGATCTGTCTCAATTTTGGGCTCGCCGCCGAGTTTTCCGGGCGCTGCCACCTGCGGTTCGATGATACCAATCCGATCAAGGAAGAGGATGAGTATGTCGAGGCGATCAAGGCCGATGTCGAGTGGCTCGGCTTCGATTGGTGCGACCATCTCTACTTCACGTCCGATTACTTCGAGACGCTTTACGCGTATGCGGTTCGTTTGATCGAAAAAGAAAAAGCCTACGTCTGCAGCCTGCCGGCCGAGCAGATCCGTGAAACCCGCGGTACCCTGACCGAGCCGGGGAGTGAAAGCCCGTATCGCGAGCGCCCGGTTGAGGAAAATCTCGACCTGTTCCGGCGCATGCGAGCCGGCGAATTCGCTGATGGTGAACATGTGTTGCGGGCGAAGATTGATATGGCCTCCGGCAACCTCAACCTGCGTGACCCGGTGATCTACCGGATTCTCAAGGCGTCGCATCACCGCACCGGTGATCAATGGTGTATTTACCCGATGTACGATTTCGCGCACGGCCAGTCCGACTCGATCGAGGGAGTGACCCACTCGATCTGCACCCTCGAATTTGCCGATCACCGGCCGCTCTACGACTGGCTGGTGCAGGAGCTCGAAATCTTCGCGCCGCAGCAGATTGAATTTGCCCGGCTCAACCTCGGTTTCACCGTGATGAGCAAACGCAAGCTGTTGCAGCTGGTCAGCGAAGGCCAGGTCTCCGGCTGGGACGACCCGCGGATGCCGACCCTGGTCGGGATGCGCCGGCGCGGCTACCCGGCGGCAGCAATCCGGACCTTCTGCGAGCGCATCGGGGTCGGCAAGAGTGATTCGCGCATCGATCTCTCGGTGCTCGAGGACTGTGTCAGCGAGCAACTCAACGAAACGGCGCCGCGGCGTCAGGCGGTGCTCGATCCGCTCAAGGTGGTGATCACCAATCTGCCGGAACAAGAGATTGTCTGTACGGCGGCCAACCACCCGCAGAAACCGGAACTCGGGCAACGTCAATTACCGTTGACCTCCGAGATCTACATCGAGCAGAGCGACTTCATGGAAGACCCGCCGAAGAAATTCTTCCGGCTCGGTCCCGGGCGCGAGGTGCGGTTGCGCAACGCCTGCATTATCCGCTGTGACGAAGTTGTCAGGAATGACGCCGGTGAAGTGACCGAGCTGCGCTGCAGCTGCGATCCCGAAACCTTTGGCGCCAATCCGAAGGACGGGCGCAAGATCAAGGGGACGATTCACTGGGTGTCGGCACACCGCGGGATCGAGGTGCCGGTGCGGATTTACGATCGCCTCTTCCGCGACGAGAATCCGGACAAGCTCGAAGATTATCGTGCCGGTCTCAATCCCGAATCGCTCCTCGTGCAGCGGGCCATCGTCGAACCGTCCCTGGCTTCCGCCGAACCGGGCACAACCTTCCAGTTTGAGCGGGTCGGGTATTTCACCGTCGATCCGAAGGATTCGACAGCAGGCTCCCCCCTGTTCAACCGGACGGCGACCC